GCGCTTGGTGATATTGATGAAAACGAAGCTCACGCTGCTGCCGAACGGTTACGGAATATCTTGCTGATCAACGCCGGTCTCGACCTCCTCTACATTGGGAGTGGTCTGTGGCTCATCCGACAGGCAGGTGAACGCACCGACCGTCGGGGTATGGGGGCCGGTATTCTGGTTCAAGGTCTCTTTCTCTTGCTCTTCGATAGCATCCTTGCCGCCGAAATCCAACGGCGCTGGATTCCACCATCACCATGATCAACCAACGTATCTTTTCACTGTTACAATGTCCAACCTGCCGGGTACGTCCATTAGTGGTTGAAGCCAACGGTGTGCGTTGCCCGCGCTGTCAGACGCTCTACCCGTTCTGCGATGGCTATATCGATTTGATGCCACGAGGGGCAGAGTTCGATTACGTATCAAAGTATGTCAGCGACGAAGAGCAACTGGCTGCCGAACTGGATTACCGGGAGCTGGCACCACCGCTGCTGGCCGCCGGTGTGCGTGATCGCACACTACGCCGACTGATGCGCTGGCAGAAGAACGATATTGTGCTCGATAACGGGTGTGGCACAGCCAAACATGCGGTCTGGAACGCGAAGTATGTGGGGTTGATGGTCGGTTCCGATCCGGCCACGCTCTTCGCCGATGAGGCGGTGCGTACCGTCACCCTGGCGAAGGCCGACTCGCGACTGTTGCCGTTCGCCGACAACAGTTTCGATAAGGTGTTTGCGATTGACATTCTCGAACACTTTCCGTTACCGGTTATCGATGCCTATCTGGCCGAAACGGCCCGTGTGCTGCGTCCGGGTGGACGGATGCTGGCCTTCTCGAACACTCGCGAGCGGTCGCCGATCCAACCGCTGATTGATGTCAGCCGCTTCCTGGGGCGTCTCTTTGTCAAAGCTGGCGTGTACGACTTCGAGCGCGAGAAGCTCCGCAAGTCAGACCATATCAAAGCCCTGGAGACCTGGGAAGATGTGCTGGCGGCGTTTGAACGTGCCGGTCTGCGACCTGTAAAGGTCATCTTCTGGAATAGCCTGTTCACGACTTTTGTCGAACACGTCTTAATGAAACTGGGAGAGGCAGTGATCGGGCGGAATCGGGGACGTTCAGCATCTGAGTCTGTTCCCACCCGAGTCAGTGCCGGTGCAGCGCGTGAAATTCGGGCCCGCCAGCGGATGCGTAGTCGGCTACGCAAGAAGGGGCCGGTCTATTATGCGTTGCTGGCCGTAACCCTCTTGATGGAACTCGATCTCTGGCTGTTTGGCTGGATGCGGTGTGGTAGTTATTTCATTCTGGTTGAAAAGCCACGCTCATGATTGACTATCGCGTACTCTCGCCGGCAGAATTCGAGCAATTCTGGGCGCTCGATAGTTATGCGTTCGCCCGCCAGTATCACCGTGGTCGCTACACCCCGGCAGTCATTGCTCAACTGCGTGGCCTGTTTGTTGATGGCGAACTCGTTGCGCAGTTGCAAATCATGCCGTTTCAGATGCAGGCCGGATACGGGGAGCTGGCGGTTGGCGCGATTGGCAGTGTAGCCACCTGGCCGCAACATCGCCGACGTGGCTACGCCGAACAATTACTGCGCCATGCCTGTGCTGAACTACGCGAACGCGGGGCTGTGCTGGCGCTCCTCTATCCCTTCCGTCACACGTTCTACCAGCGCCTGGGCTGGGCACTGGCCGGTGAACGTCGACAGGTTCAGGCGTCGCCTGATCATCTGCAATCGTTCGCTGCCGCCCCCGGCACCTACGTTGCCGCAACCGCTGCCCATATCGCCGAACTCGATACCATCTACCGCGGTGCGCTACGTGGACGGTATGGCCCACTGGTGCGCGATCACGACTGGTGGCAGGTGGATGTGCTGCACACCTGGAGTGGTGATCGGTACCATGCTTTTATCTGGCGTGACGAACAGGGACGTGGCCGCTCATACCTGATCTATCGTCTCGAACGGAACGAGCAGGGTGATCGGCTGGTGTGCCGTGACATTGTGGCCCTCGATCCGGTCGCCCGCGCCCAGCTCTTCGTCTTCATCGCCCGGCATGCCGATCAGATTGTGGCGGCTGAGATACCAACGCCTATCGATGCCCCACTGAATGCGCTGCTGCCGGCACCAGCCCCTACGTCTGTTGTCCCACTCTTCATGCAGCGCGTGCTCGATACCGCACGCCTGTTGAGCGACTATCCCTTCGCACCGGTTGGCAACGGGCGTCTAACCATCCAGATTAGCGATGACTGGCTTCCCGACAATGCCGGACGCTATCAGATCGCATTGGATAATGGGCGGGCAGAAGTTACCCGACTGGGGGCCGGTGAGGCCGATCTCGCCTGTACCAGTGCCACCCTCAGCCAGCTTCTCAGCCGCTATCTCCGCCCACGCACAGCGGCTGCGTTCGGTCTCCTCGCCGCACCGAACCGGCAGGCATTGACGCTGCTCGAACAGGCACTCGATGGCCTGCCACCATTCTGCGGTGACTACTGGTGAACTGTGTCAACCTGAAATAGCGCTGAGCGCGCAAAAGCTGAGAATTGTCAGTATGCTACGACCTCTCTACATCTCGCCATTGGGCCGGGGCGGTGTTGATTTCGGCATTCAGAACATCACCCGTGCCACCCGTCGCGCCGGCCTGGCCTCTGAACTGCTACGGCTGCCTGAGCTGTACAATTTTCTGCCGATGTTAATTCCCAATATACTGCCCGCCGATGTGGTGCGACGGTTTGATGTCGTCCAGGGCCGATCCCGCATAGCCTTCAGTCTACGCGGGTACGACCGACCGGTGGTCACCACCGTGCATCACCTGACCACCGATCCCGATCTGCAACCGTACAGTTCATTTGCCCAGCGCCTCTTCTACCGCCTGGTCGAGTCGCGCTACGACGGGCTTTCCATCGCCTACGCCGATGCAGTGGTTTGCGTCAGCCGTTTTACCCAACGTATGGTCGAAGCGACCTATGGCCGGCGCGATACCGTTCTCATCTACGATGGCATTGACACCGATGTCTTTGTGCCGCCGCCGGGTATGCAGCGCCGCGACGATGGCCTGCCGCCGGCAAATGGCCGGATTCGCCTGCTCTTCGTCGGCAATCGTACCCGTCGTAAAGGCTTTGATCTGCTGCCACGGATTATGGATCGGCTGCCTGAAGACTATGTACTGTATTACACTGGTGGCTTTCAGGGACGCGATACCGGGCCACCCCATCCCCGCATGATCCCAATCGGTTCACCGGATCGGGATGGTCTGGTGGCCGCCTACCAGAGCTGCGACATTCTACTCTTTCCATCACGGCTAGAGGGTTTTGGGATTGCACCGGCAGAAGCGCTGGCCTGTGGGCGCCCGGTCGTCACCACCAACGTCGCTGCGTTACCCGAAGTGGTTGACGATGGCGAGAATGGGTTTCTGGTAGCCCGTGATGATGTGGCGGGTTATGCCGAAAAGGTACAGATTCTCGGTGAAGATGCTGCCCTGCGCCGCCGTTTCGGCGAGCATGGCCGGGCGAAGGTCGTCACTCATTTCGGCTACCGTCCACTCGGTGAGGGCTTTCGACAGTTGTACGGGCGGTTGTGCGGCAAGGGGTAGAATGCGGACATCACCAGATGCCAGCCGGCTATCATTGTCGTCCTGTGGATTGTGCCATCATCCCACACCGGCGTTGGTAGGGGCGCACGGCCGAGCGCCCCTACCGGGCACGGCCAGAGCGATCCCTGTTGGCCCGTGACATAACCGATGTATCGTACCAGCTACTGGGTGACGTATGCGTAATGCATAGCACGATGCGGGAAAGGGGAGAACGTTATATTAACTCACAGTTCCTGTCCGTCCCTGAACCTGCTGGGGGCGCAAGAATGCTGATGCCGTATAGCTCCCGCTGGTTTGGGGTGGCGACACCTCGCGAGACGCAGGCACCGTGCGCTGGTACAGGTGGGGAGCGAGCCGGATGCTCGCACTCCCAGGGGATACCAGTGCCTGTCCACCACGATGGAGCGCTCAAAGATACAACGAAGGAGTGACGGTAAATAGCGCACGATGACGTGAAACCAGGCTTGACATCAAATCCAATCTACACCTCGCACACCCCCCTCGCTCCTATCTTCTCTCTCCTATCTCCTATCTTCTCTCTCCTATCTCCTATCTTCTCTCTCCTATCTCCTATCTTCTCTCTCCTATCTCCTATCTTCTCTCTCCTATCTCCTATCTTCTCTCTCCTATCTCCTATCTTCTCTCTCCTATCTCCTATCTTCTCTCTCCTATCTCCTATCTTCTCTCTCCTATCTCCTATCTTCTCTCTCCTATCTCCTATCTTCTCTCTCCTATCTTCTCTCTCCTATCTCCTACCTTCTCCCCCTCCTACACCGACTCAGCCCGTGTACCGGCAGTCTGCCCGGCAAAGGGGCGGCGATGGTTCAGGTAGAGAAGGAACGCACACAGCACAATCGTCGTTACGCTGACCAGTTGCGCAACCCGAATACTCCCCTCACATTCACCACCGATCCCATTTGCACACAGGCTATCGGTGCGTAAACCTTCAACCCAGAACCGCCCAATCGAATAGATGATACCGTACAAAAACAGCAGATCACCCGGATTCAGCCGGCGCTGTTCAGGTGGCGCCAAACGACCGAACCGCCGGTCGAGCCAGAGCAGAACCCCAACCCCGACCAGATTCCAGATCGACTCGTACAGGAAGGTAGGGTGAAAGAGGGTGGTAATCGGGTACGTAGACAGATCGTTGTAGGGCGGCAAGCGATATTCCGGATCGATCCGCAACCCGAAGGGCAGATCCGTTGGTCGTCCATACGCTTCCTGGTTGAAGAAGTTTCCCCAGCGTCCGATGCTTTGCGCCAACAGAAAACCGGGCACACAGACATCGAGCCAATCCCAGTAGGGCAATTTAGCATAGCGCGTGTAGATCACGGTTGAGAGTAATGCGCCGATAATCGCCCCGTGAATGGCAATTCCGCCAGTTGTCAGGTTCAGCGCACTCCACGGATTCGGTGCGAACCGTTCCCACTCAAATACCACGTAGTAAATGCGTGCTCCCGCGATGCCAAGGATCAACCCCAGCATCAACTGATTCCAGACGTGATCGGGATGGTAGCCACGGGCAACAGCCCGGCGTGAAGCCAGCATTGCCGCGATCAGGGCACCGGTCATGATGATGGCACCATACCAGCGCACCACAATCGGAATACCAAACAAGGTAAAGCTAATCAGAAAAGGATCGTCAGGCGGATAGAGAACCATATTGCACTCTACTTCCTCTCAGGTTAAATTGCAATCCAGAGCAGATATGACATACGCCCGGCTGCACATCATGTTTGATGAAAAAGAGCAGTACCCACCGCTAAGGGTGGCTTTCCAACCGCAAGACACGTTCTGCATGCACGCTACAGCGACGCGGCGTAGCGCACGGCATTGCGAAAAATCTGCAACCCATCACCCTCGCGTCGGGCCGGTTCGCGTGTCCAGCGTGGATGCTGGTGGGGCAACACAGCATTTTCGGGGTGCGGCATCAACCCCAGTACATTCCCCTGCGCATTGCACAGACCGGCAATCGCGTGTGGTGACCCGTTGGGATTCGCCGGATACCCCTCGCCGACATAGCGAAGTGCTACCAGCCCATTCGCTTCTAATTCGGCCAGGGTTGCCTCATCCCGAACAGCAATTCGTCCTTCACCATGGGCAACCGGCACTTCAATGGGCTGCTCGATACCCTGCGTAAACCGGCACCGGCTATGCGCTACTGCTTCGAGCTGCACCCAGCGACATTCAAACTGCTGCGATTCGTTTGTCGTCAGGGTTACCCGCGGTGACTGCCGCAGCGGGCCAGGTAGTAAGCCTGCTTTCACCAACACTTGAAAGCCGTTACAGATGCCAATGACGGGCCGGCCATCGGCAACAAAGCGTTCAAGTTCTTCGCCAAGGCGATGGATCAAATCAACTGCCAGCAAGCGACCGGCACCCAGGTGATCGCCATACGAGAAACCACCCGGAATAATCAGCATTGCATAGTCAGTCAATCGAATTGAGCGCTCGATCAACCGATTGACGTGAATTCGTTCGGGCTGGGCACCGGCCAGCTCACAGGCCAGCGCCGCATCTGCATCCCGATTAATACCGGGAGCGCGGAGAATGAGTGCTTTCAGTTCCACCGAAACTCCATCTCTACCTCACCGATCTTGATCCGATCACCAGCTTGCAGACGCTGCGGCACGTTGGGCAAAATTTGCTTACCGTTAATCTCCGTCCCATTAGTGCTCTTCTGATCAGTGAGAATATAGTGATCGCCACGTCGTTCGATAATTGCATGCAGGCGGGAAGCAATCCCGCGGTCGTGTTCTGCCAGATCGATTTCGGGAAAATGGGCCCGTCGCGGATCACGGCGTCCGATCCGGATCGGCGAACGATCTAGCACCACTTCCCAGGTTCGATAGGGAGAGCGCAGGATCAGACGTGCCGGTGGTTTGCGCAGTGGTGGCTCCGCTACGACGTCTTTGCCAGACAGGGCTGTACCACAACCGGCACAGAACCGTGCCTGCGGTTTGTTCAGGCGTCCACATTGATCACAAACCACCCCTACGCTCTCACCTGCACCGGGCAACGTTGATGCGGGTGGGGGCACAACCGGCGGTGGCGCTGCCGGCTTTGTAGGCGGCAGCGGCTGCATCCGGAGCGTCGGATCAACGTATGGCGTCTTCAAGAGCTTATGCAGTGCCTGCTCCATGTCGAGACAACTGGCAAAACGTTTATCGCGCTCCAGGCTCATCGCCCGAATCACAATCGCCTCTGTTTCAGGCGAGACCGAGCGATTGATCCTGATGATCTCACCCCGCCGGGGAGGTTGCAACGGCACCGGTGGAATGGCCGTCAACAGATGCAGCATCGTCGCGCCAAGCGCATACACATCTGAAGCAGCATCGGTCTGCCCACGACCGTATTGCTCAGGCGGGGCATAACCGGCTGACCCCATCGCAATCGTGTCTTTCGTCTTGCCGGCTTTATGCCGGCGTGCCACCCCAAAATCGATCAACTTCAACACACCGTCCGGCGTCAGAATCACATTTGCCGGTTTCAGATCGCGGTAGATAATCGGTGGCTGTCGTGTGTGCAAATAGTGCAGAACTCGACAAAGCTGAATCCCATACGCGATAACCTGCTGTTCAAGCATGGGGGCATTCGCTTCACGGAGAATGGCTTCCAGCGTCTTACCGGGAACGAACTCCATAATCATGGTGGGCCGACCTTCATAGGCAAAGAGGTCGATCACAACCGGTAAGTTGGGGAAGGATAGTGAGCGCAGTAGTTCAGCCTCTTGCAAAAAAAGGTGTTGGGTTTCAGCCAGCTCTTCATCACTAATGTCGCCAAGCGGCCGCATCTCTTTCAAGGCCCAGATACTGCCGTCACTCACCCGCCGGACACGGTACACTGCTCCCATACCTCCACGACCGATGAGGTTGAGCACCGTGTACGCATCATTCGTTCCCCGCACGGTCAGATTGTCTGGAAGTCGATCAGGCATCAGCATAGCGAACTACCGTAGCTATCGTTTCTAGCCAATTATACCACTAGCGCAGACCTCTGGTCTCCCTTCGCCCGCACGAGCGAATTCAGGGACGGGCAGCATATCTGAATCTACCAGAACTTATTTCACAAAAGCTGTACTATCGTGCTCCCAGACGGTCGCACAGGTGCATGAAGGCTTTCTAATCGCTAACGACAGCGTATCCTGTTTCCAGTCTACTGGTATGACAGTGAGAAGGGCTGAAGACTATCTCCGATGCCATCACGCATTGGATTGGTTGCCTTGCGCGCTCGTCATCCACGTGTTGCGAAGTTTGGAGTGCGACGGCTATGCTCACGATCCGGGACGTGGCATGCCGTTGATCCTGCCGGGCACGAGGATGCTGTATGTGCTCGTCACAATTATAGAGTCTGTCAGTAATGAATGAGGTAACTTCTCGTAAATATTTTTGAAACAGGCTCTACACTTCTTCAGGACGCCCCACACAGACTTTTGGCCTCCCCGCTCCCGCTGCGTTCAAGGGTGACAGTTTTATGAACGAACGCAGCTTACGTGCGTGTGATTAGGGGTGATGGCGTTCAGGCCATCTTTACGTTCCATCTTCCGCATACGCTCAACATGGCTGTTCGTTCCCGAGCACACACTCCGTGCTATCCTTGACGAACCGGCCATTGACTGCTATAATCTGCGATGTCGCGCCGAAGTGGCGGAATGGCAGACGCGGCGGTCTCAAAAACCGCTGGGGATCAACCCCCGTGTGGGTTCAAGTCCCACCTTCGGCACCAGCGAGAGTTGTCTGGCTCTCACAATACGGGGCGTGGCTCAGCCTGGTAGAGCGCCGCGTTCGGGTCGCGGAGGTCGGTGGTTCAAATCCACTCGCCCCGACCAAATACAAAGAGCGTCTGTGTCGCCACACAGACGCTCTTTATCATGCATGTTCCTGCCGGGATTGGTATGATACAGGTAAGAAGTTCGATGATAGCGAGTACGCCTATGAGACAACGAATTTTTTACCTGACCAGTAGCTGTCTGTGGCTGGGATGCCTCGTTCTCCTCTCGGCCTGTATTGATCTGGCAGCAGCCCTTCCCCCAACTCCCAGCCCCTTCCCGACCATCCCGCGCTTGCCGACGGTGAC
This genomic window from Chloroflexus aurantiacus J-10-fl contains:
- a CDS encoding DUF6992 family protein, whose amino-acid sequence is MMNNNFFSFQYHALKPLARWGLGSVIGGAILSLIPGFWRHFGLQAISWGAIDWLLAVAGRRQALLKAEDLALGDIDENEAHAAAERLRNILLINAGLDLLYIGSGLWLIRQAGERTDRRGMGAGILVQGLFLLLFDSILAAEIQRRWIPPSP
- a CDS encoding class I SAM-dependent methyltransferase, which encodes MINQRIFSLLQCPTCRVRPLVVEANGVRCPRCQTLYPFCDGYIDLMPRGAEFDYVSKYVSDEEQLAAELDYRELAPPLLAAGVRDRTLRRLMRWQKNDIVLDNGCGTAKHAVWNAKYVGLMVGSDPATLFADEAVRTVTLAKADSRLLPFADNSFDKVFAIDILEHFPLPVIDAYLAETARVLRPGGRMLAFSNTRERSPIQPLIDVSRFLGRLFVKAGVYDFEREKLRKSDHIKALETWEDVLAAFERAGLRPVKVIFWNSLFTTFVEHVLMKLGEAVIGRNRGRSASESVPTRVSAGAAREIRARQRMRSRLRKKGPVYYALLAVTLLMELDLWLFGWMRCGSYFILVEKPRS
- a CDS encoding GNAT family N-acetyltransferase, with protein sequence MIDYRVLSPAEFEQFWALDSYAFARQYHRGRYTPAVIAQLRGLFVDGELVAQLQIMPFQMQAGYGELAVGAIGSVATWPQHRRRGYAEQLLRHACAELRERGAVLALLYPFRHTFYQRLGWALAGERRQVQASPDHLQSFAAAPGTYVAATAAHIAELDTIYRGALRGRYGPLVRDHDWWQVDVLHTWSGDRYHAFIWRDEQGRGRSYLIYRLERNEQGDRLVCRDIVALDPVARAQLFVFIARHADQIVAAEIPTPIDAPLNALLPAPAPTSVVPLFMQRVLDTARLLSDYPFAPVGNGRLTIQISDDWLPDNAGRYQIALDNGRAEVTRLGAGEADLACTSATLSQLLSRYLRPRTAAAFGLLAAPNRQALTLLEQALDGLPPFCGDYW
- a CDS encoding glycosyltransferase family 4 protein, giving the protein MLRPLYISPLGRGGVDFGIQNITRATRRAGLASELLRLPELYNFLPMLIPNILPADVVRRFDVVQGRSRIAFSLRGYDRPVVTTVHHLTTDPDLQPYSSFAQRLFYRLVESRYDGLSIAYADAVVCVSRFTQRMVEATYGRRDTVLIYDGIDTDVFVPPPGMQRRDDGLPPANGRIRLLFVGNRTRRKGFDLLPRIMDRLPEDYVLYYTGGFQGRDTGPPHPRMIPIGSPDRDGLVAAYQSCDILLFPSRLEGFGIAPAEALACGRPVVTTNVAALPEVVDDGENGFLVARDDVAGYAEKVQILGEDAALRRRFGEHGRAKVVTHFGYRPLGEGFRQLYGRLCGKG
- the lgt gene encoding prolipoprotein diacylglyceryl transferase, whose product is MVLYPPDDPFLISFTLFGIPIVVRWYGAIIMTGALIAAMLASRRAVARGYHPDHVWNQLMLGLILGIAGARIYYVVFEWERFAPNPWSALNLTTGGIAIHGAIIGALLSTVIYTRYAKLPYWDWLDVCVPGFLLAQSIGRWGNFFNQEAYGRPTDLPFGLRIDPEYRLPPYNDLSTYPITTLFHPTFLYESIWNLVGVGVLLWLDRRFGRLAPPEQRRLNPGDLLFLYGIIYSIGRFWVEGLRTDSLCANGIGGECEGSIRVAQLVSVTTIVLCAFLLYLNHRRPFAGQTAGTRAESV
- the purQ gene encoding phosphoribosylformylglycinamidine synthase I; the protein is MELKALILRAPGINRDADAALACELAGAQPERIHVNRLIERSIRLTDYAMLIIPGGFSYGDHLGAGRLLAVDLIHRLGEELERFVADGRPVIGICNGFQVLVKAGLLPGPLRQSPRVTLTTNESQQFECRWVQLEAVAHSRCRFTQGIEQPIEVPVAHGEGRIAVRDEATLAELEANGLVALRYVGEGYPANPNGSPHAIAGLCNAQGNVLGLMPHPENAVLPHQHPRWTREPARREGDGLQIFRNAVRYAASL
- a CDS encoding protein kinase domain-containing protein, which gives rise to MLMPDRLPDNLTVRGTNDAYTVLNLIGRGGMGAVYRVRRVSDGSIWALKEMRPLGDISDEELAETQHLFLQEAELLRSLSFPNLPVVIDLFAYEGRPTMIMEFVPGKTLEAILREANAPMLEQQVIAYGIQLCRVLHYLHTRQPPIIYRDLKPANVILTPDGVLKLIDFGVARRHKAGKTKDTIAMGSAGYAPPEQYGRGQTDAASDVYALGATMLHLLTAIPPVPLQPPRRGEIIRINRSVSPETEAIVIRAMSLERDKRFASCLDMEQALHKLLKTPYVDPTLRMQPLPPTKPAAPPPVVPPPASTLPGAGESVGVVCDQCGRLNKPQARFCAGCGTALSGKDVVAEPPLRKPPARLILRSPYRTWEVVLDRSPIRIGRRDPRRAHFPEIDLAEHDRGIASRLHAIIERRGDHYILTDQKSTNGTEINGKQILPNVPQRLQAGDRIKIGEVEMEFRWN